One window of the Leishmania panamensis strain MHOM/PA/94/PSC-1 chromosome 8 sequence genome contains the following:
- a CDS encoding hypothetical protein (TriTrypDB/GeneDB-style sysID: LpmP.08.0490) gives MAQLTRDEVHTYAKAMIAAIKTPAFQARVRAAMSREPTPADAEAVMERYEEVQADYFTNHYNTEADDVCSGISAGEGNGDTSSAGGTSASTQEASETLAKKVYDMSLGRASDVPTLDGVHIVEQLKSAVCVYKEAETVRLITQLCLLIESQVTVLPATVPALQHLYNNSGHGAPTLQQLQGASAQAGDGHNALPGMNPSPQVRQMMEMAMRTLSPKQRETLERVQRAMLNGSPPSPEDTRDMLLIQRQLGAFMQTIQRFAPTPNGRGRGGGGGQSA, from the coding sequence ATGGCGCAACTCACAAGAGATGAGGTTCACACCTACGCCAAGGCCATGATAGCTGCCATCAAGACGCCTGCGTTTcaggcgcgcgtgcgtgccgcGATGAGTCGTGAGCCAACCCCGGCGGATGCCGAGGCCGTCATGGAGCGCTACGAAGAAGTACAGGCGGACTACTTCACGAATCACTACAACACCGAAGCCGACGATGTCTGTAGTGGTATCAGTGCCGGCGAGGGAAACGGTGACACAAGCAGCGCGGGTGGTACCTCCGCGAGTACTCAAGAGGCATCCGAGACACTGGCCAAGAAGGTATACGATATGAGCCTCGGCAGGGCAAGCGATGTGCCGACGCTGGACGGTGTCCACATCGTAGAGCAGTTGAAGAGTGCGGTGTGCGTCTACAAGGAAGCAGAGACGGTGCGGCTCATCACGCAGCTCTGTTTGCTGATCGAGTCACAGGTGACGGTACTGCCCGCAACCGTGCCAGCGTTGCAACACCTCTACAACAACTCAGGGCATGGCGCCCctacgctgcagcagctccaagGGGCGTCCGCGCAGGCCGGCGACGGCCACAACGCTCTACCCGGCATGAACCCGTCTCCACAGGTAAGGCAAATGATGGAAATGGCGATGCGAACACTCAGCCCGAAGCAGCGTGAGACCCTCGAGCGGGTGCAGCGAGCGATGCTGAACGGTAGCCCGCCGTCGCCGGAAGACACACGCGACATGTTGCTCATTCAGCGTCAGCTTGGTGCCTTCATGCAGACCATTCAACGTTTCGCGCCAACGCCGAACGGCAGaggtcgtggcggcggtggggggcAAAGTGCTTAG